From Humisphaera borealis, the proteins below share one genomic window:
- a CDS encoding sugar isomerase domain-containing protein produces the protein MTPAEDYLAKSEGLIAAVRAQLPQIRQAADWFSQTILKGRMVHVFASGHSRIMVEEMWPRYGSFPGFNPIVELSLTFHNLVVGANGQRQAMFLENVSGLAERILRNFDLSRDDAALVISSSGCNVVPIEMGELFQARGIRTVAIISREHSEASRSNDPRGKKLQDFADLTLDTGAPPGDAMVKVEGLDTAVAPGSTVGGCLLINSIKAEVALRLTAAGQPPKVLSGGCVVGAERAKELFEAAYDEHGRRLAKLYQSLGAV, from the coding sequence ATGACCCCAGCCGAAGACTATCTCGCAAAAAGTGAAGGCCTGATCGCCGCCGTTCGCGCGCAGCTGCCGCAGATTCGTCAGGCCGCCGACTGGTTCAGCCAGACGATACTTAAGGGGCGGATGGTGCACGTGTTCGCTTCCGGCCACAGCCGGATCATGGTGGAAGAGATGTGGCCGCGCTACGGCTCGTTCCCCGGCTTCAACCCGATCGTGGAACTGTCGTTGACGTTCCACAACCTCGTCGTCGGCGCCAACGGCCAGCGGCAGGCGATGTTCCTTGAGAACGTCAGCGGCCTGGCCGAACGCATCCTGCGGAACTTCGACCTGTCGCGGGACGACGCGGCGCTGGTGATCTCTTCCAGCGGCTGCAATGTGGTGCCCATCGAGATGGGTGAGCTGTTCCAGGCGCGCGGGATCAGGACGGTGGCGATCATCAGTCGCGAACACAGCGAAGCCAGTCGCAGCAATGACCCCCGCGGGAAGAAGCTGCAGGATTTCGCCGACCTGACGCTGGACACCGGCGCCCCGCCGGGCGATGCGATGGTGAAGGTGGAAGGACTTGATACCGCCGTCGCGCCAGGCTCGACCGTGGGCGGATGCCTGCTGATCAACAGTATCAAGGCCGAAGTCGCCCTGCGTCTGACCGCCGCCGGCCAGCCGCCGAAGGTGCTGAGCGGCGGGTGCGTCGTGGGCGCCGAGCGGGCCAAGGAACTGTTCGAAGCGGCCTATGACGAGCACGGGCGTCGGCT
- a CDS encoding ROK family protein produces the protein MPHAIGLDIGGTSLKCVVVTHDGHVADRVSVALDISDPQWPAFVRSTFESRRRYAEIMDDYPDSIRVGVSAPGIARPDGLSIWWMQGRLAELETIDWRTYLGSEIAVPVLNDAQAALLGETWLGAAAGQRNVALLTLGTGVGGAAMVDGHLLKGAIGRAGHLGHISLDPGGSPDITNCPGSLENAIGNCTVAERTKGAFDSTLALAAAASRGDPAALEAWSRSIRALAAGIASIVNVLDPETVIIGGGIATADDALFLPLSSELDRFEWRPHGHRVKVVAAALGEYAGAIGAARNAMLCDK, from the coding sequence ATGCCGCATGCCATCGGTCTCGACATTGGCGGAACGAGTCTTAAATGCGTGGTGGTAACTCATGACGGCCATGTGGCCGATCGTGTCAGCGTTGCCCTGGACATTTCCGATCCGCAATGGCCGGCATTCGTGCGATCGACGTTTGAGTCGCGGAGACGCTACGCCGAGATCATGGATGACTATCCCGACTCGATCCGAGTCGGCGTCTCAGCCCCGGGCATCGCCCGCCCGGACGGATTGTCCATCTGGTGGATGCAGGGGCGGCTGGCCGAACTGGAGACGATCGACTGGCGAACGTACCTCGGCAGCGAGATTGCGGTTCCGGTTTTGAACGACGCACAGGCCGCACTGCTGGGCGAGACCTGGCTCGGCGCCGCCGCGGGACAACGCAACGTCGCCCTGCTGACCCTGGGCACCGGTGTCGGCGGTGCGGCGATGGTCGACGGACACCTGCTGAAGGGCGCGATCGGTCGCGCGGGACACCTGGGGCATATCAGTCTCGACCCCGGCGGATCGCCGGACATCACCAATTGCCCGGGAAGTCTTGAGAACGCGATCGGCAACTGCACGGTCGCCGAGCGGACAAAGGGTGCATTTGATTCCACGCTGGCCCTCGCGGCCGCCGCGTCGCGCGGCGATCCGGCGGCACTTGAAGCTTGGTCCCGCTCGATCCGCGCCTTGGCCGCCGGGATTGCCTCGATCGTCAATGTGCTCGACCCCGAAACGGTGATCATCGGCGGCGGCATCGCGACGGCGGACGATGCGCTGTTCTTGCCCCTTTCTTCCGAACTCGACCGATTCGAATGGCGGCCGCACGGTCACCGGGTGAAGGTCGTCGCTGCGGCGCTCGGCGAGTACGCCGGCGCGATCGGCGCGGCACGGAACGCGATGCTTTGCGATAAGTAG